Proteins encoded within one genomic window of Kibdelosporangium phytohabitans:
- a CDS encoding tetratricopeptide repeat protein: MPRVSEVQQARTYIQHALEAARETGNRSHEAEILNNLGELAHHVGDPATALKHHRQALAITRATGELLGQATAHNHLGDCFHDLDQPHHAHRHREIALALHHDLGMALALPIGLINESGDGFGVG; the protein is encoded by the coding sequence ATACCGCGAGTTAGCGAGGTCCAGCAGGCGCGCACCTACATCCAGCACGCGCTCGAAGCCGCCAGGGAAACTGGAAACCGCAGCCATGAAGCCGAAATACTCAACAACCTGGGTGAACTCGCCCACCACGTCGGTGACCCGGCCACTGCGCTGAAACACCACCGGCAAGCCCTCGCCATTACCCGCGCCACCGGCGAGCTCCTCGGACAGGCCACCGCGCACAACCATCTCGGCGACTGCTTCCACGACCTCGATCAGCCTCACCACGCCCACCGTCATCGCGAGATCGCGCTCGCCCTCCACCACGACCTTGGCATGGCTCTGGCCCTGCCCATCGGCTTGATCAATGAATCGGGGGACGGATTCGGAGTGGGATAG
- a CDS encoding LysR family transcriptional regulator — MSRLPVQGIECVLVLAEELHFGRTADRLGLSQSRVSQLIASLERRVGTKLVERTSRRVALTRFGAEFLAELRPAYAHLVGVVTQASERARRGSLREVRIGFQGSVYEEVTVALRRFRQHHDVSVLVTEIPLGSPFSGILDDVVDCAVVQLPARDERLTVGFRFPPQDQFLAVGATHPFSRCDQVDVEDLVVVDLVTPAGDAPSYWVDAQVPRSTPSGTALRSTTGVTTMEEGLVLVANSDHGMLVCRPFVDRSNRRDVHYIPVRGLHGTSQLGLVWRTDRTTPQLLSLARLLHEEFAAVPTLL; from the coding sequence ATGAGCCGGCTTCCCGTCCAGGGAATCGAATGCGTGCTCGTGCTCGCGGAGGAGCTCCACTTCGGCCGGACCGCCGACCGCCTCGGGCTCTCGCAGAGCCGGGTCAGCCAGCTCATCGCGAGCCTGGAACGCCGCGTCGGGACCAAGCTGGTGGAGCGCACGAGCAGGCGGGTGGCGCTGACCAGGTTCGGCGCGGAGTTCCTCGCCGAGCTGCGGCCCGCCTACGCGCACCTGGTCGGCGTGGTCACGCAGGCGAGTGAGCGGGCCAGGCGCGGCTCGTTGCGGGAAGTGCGGATCGGCTTCCAGGGCAGCGTGTACGAGGAGGTCACGGTCGCCCTCCGCCGGTTCCGTCAGCACCACGACGTGTCGGTGCTGGTCACCGAGATCCCGCTGGGTTCGCCGTTCTCGGGGATCCTCGACGACGTGGTCGACTGCGCGGTCGTGCAGTTGCCTGCCCGTGACGAGCGGCTGACGGTCGGGTTCCGGTTCCCGCCGCAGGACCAGTTCCTCGCGGTCGGCGCGACCCACCCGTTCTCCCGGTGTGACCAGGTCGACGTTGAGGACCTCGTGGTCGTGGACCTCGTCACCCCCGCCGGTGACGCGCCCAGCTACTGGGTCGACGCCCAGGTCCCGCGTTCGACGCCGTCCGGTACGGCGCTGCGCTCCACGACGGGTGTCACCACGATGGAGGAGGGCCTGGTCCTGGTCGCGAACAGCGATCACGGGATGCTGGTGTGCCGTCCGTTCGTCGACCGGAGCAACCGTCGCGACGTGCACTACATCCCGGTCCGCGGCCTGCACGGCACCTCGCAACTGGGCCTGGTCTGGCGTACCGACCGCACCACGCCACAACTGTTGTCACTGGCTCGGCTGCTGCACGAGGAATTCGCCGCCGTGCCCACGTTGCTTTAG
- a CDS encoding MFS transporter, giving the protein MSTSASTRVESEQHGTTARQWLAIAVVVLSTFAVVTSEMLPVGVLTPMAAGLGITPGLTGYSLTITGLVTAVTAPIVPRVIGGLDRRVVVAVAMVLLAVGNGLTAVSPGFTLLVVSRVVLGVAMGIVWSLASVIAPRLVAPRHAALAVSFAVSGVAAASVVGVPLGTIIGDAFGWRIAFATFAASGALLAVALRFLLPPLPKPESPTAGTAQAGERSLLRTPAVVSGLVVVAFLVTAHFAAYTYIRPVLEVGTGFGGAAIAAILLAYGLTGLVGNFTAGAQAARRPRATVLALALGIVVSIGVLASFNDSGVAAVVGVGVWGLAYGGLSVGGQLWMTQSARGREEHVTGLYVGVFTASIALGAFTGGTIYETVGTSTLLWTAAALALAALVAGVVGRGPLPGIGGSRVR; this is encoded by the coding sequence ATGAGCACGTCCGCCTCGACACGCGTCGAGTCAGAACAGCACGGCACCACGGCTCGGCAATGGCTGGCCATCGCGGTTGTGGTGCTGAGCACATTCGCCGTCGTCACCTCGGAAATGCTGCCGGTCGGGGTGCTGACCCCGATGGCTGCGGGGCTCGGCATCACGCCGGGGTTAACCGGGTACAGCCTCACCATCACCGGGCTTGTGACCGCGGTCACCGCCCCGATCGTCCCTCGCGTGATCGGCGGCCTCGACCGGCGGGTTGTCGTCGCCGTCGCGATGGTGCTGCTGGCCGTGGGCAACGGCCTCACCGCCGTCTCGCCGGGTTTCACGCTGCTGGTCGTGTCGCGTGTCGTGCTGGGCGTCGCGATGGGGATCGTGTGGTCGCTGGCGTCGGTCATCGCGCCACGTCTCGTCGCGCCACGACACGCGGCCCTCGCGGTCTCGTTCGCGGTCAGCGGTGTCGCGGCTGCGTCCGTCGTCGGCGTGCCGTTGGGCACGATCATCGGCGACGCGTTCGGATGGCGGATCGCTTTTGCCACGTTCGCTGCTTCCGGCGCTCTGCTCGCGGTGGCCTTGCGTTTCCTGCTTCCCCCGCTTCCCAAGCCCGAATCCCCCACCGCGGGCACCGCACAGGCCGGTGAGCGGTCGCTGCTGCGCACGCCCGCGGTCGTCAGCGGCCTGGTGGTGGTCGCATTCCTGGTGACGGCGCACTTCGCGGCGTACACCTACATCCGGCCGGTCCTGGAAGTCGGTACAGGTTTCGGCGGGGCGGCCATCGCGGCGATCCTCCTCGCCTACGGGCTCACCGGTCTGGTTGGCAACTTCACGGCCGGTGCGCAGGCCGCACGGCGTCCACGCGCCACCGTCCTGGCGCTCGCACTCGGCATCGTCGTCTCGATCGGAGTCCTGGCGTCGTTCAACGACTCGGGCGTGGCGGCAGTCGTCGGTGTCGGCGTTTGGGGACTGGCCTACGGAGGGCTGTCCGTGGGCGGTCAGCTGTGGATGACACAGTCCGCGAGGGGACGTGAGGAACACGTCACAGGGCTTTATGTCGGCGTTTTCACCGCGTCCATCGCTTTGGGCGCGTTCACCGGCGGTACCATTTACGAAACTGTTGGTACGTCTACTTTGTTGTGGACCGCCGCCGCGCTTGCCCTGGCCGCTCTCGTGGCCGGAGTGGTGGGGCGAGGTCCGTTGCCGGGGATTGGCGGGTCACGTGTGCGTTGA